The proteins below come from a single Vanacampus margaritifer isolate UIUO_Vmar chromosome 10, RoL_Vmar_1.0, whole genome shotgun sequence genomic window:
- the lrrtm2 gene encoding leucine-rich repeat transmembrane neuronal protein 2 — MGQQRKTGINILGHGNFYFLSFAWAQYCFISKETGSFCAFPKRLFPFGFFFHVVAQKVCREGQLNAASDVHKRMGFHSRWPLVGPAPAALCLCMISMLLVCLLPSASCTTCPQKCRCEDLQFYCDTQGLQAPPDGVDKGALGLSLRHNSITELSPDQFYGFSQLTWLHLDHNQITNVQEDAFQGLYKLKDLNLSSNRITKLPNTTFIHLINLQILDLSFNQMTALEPELFHGLRKLQILHLRSNLLRTTPVRAFWDCRSLEYLGLSSNRLRSLARNGFAGLIKLKELHLEHNQLTKINLAHFPRLVGLQFLYLQWNKINNITCGMEWTWATLEKLDLTGNEIRVLTPDVFQTLPNLKILLLDNNKLSSLDAQVTDMWQSLSTIGLSSNLWECTKRICSLATWLSAFKGRWEHSILCHSPEYAQGEEILDAVYGFQLCQNFSAPVVQTTSTTTDATTAAEMTSSFFGIMQPTPTQDYAEDNWSCSTFTTTTQTPIISQATTTALEEAAVTDDFSIMDNTVMTHRVIMGTMALLFSFFFIIFVVYISRKCCPPTLRRIRHCSAIQNRRQMRTQQRQPMADLATQVPYNEYEPSHEEGALVIINGYGQCKCQQLPYKECEV; from the exons ATGggacagcaaagaaaaactgGAATAAACATCCTGGGACATGGAAATTTCTATTTTCTCTCCTTTGCGTGGGCTCAGTATTGCTTCATTTCAAAAGAGACTGGTTCATTTTGTGCTTTTCCAAAAAGGTTATTTCCCTTTGGATTTTTCTTCCATGTGGTTGCTCAAAAAGTCTGCAGAGAAGGACAGTTGAATGCAGCTTCCGATGTGCACAAAAGAATGG GTTTTCATTCAAGGTGGCCATTGGTGGGACCTGCACCAGCGGCTCTTTGTCTGTGTATGATCAGCATGCTCCTTGTGTGCCTGCTGCCTTCTGCATCATGCACAACCTGCCCTCAAAAATGCCGCTGTGAGGACCTGCAGTTCTACTGCGACACCCAGGGACTTCAGGCCCCCCCAGATGGCGTGGACAAAGGGGCCCTGGGGCTTTCACTACGGCACAACAGCATCACTGAACTCAGCCCTGATCAATTCTACGGCTTTAGTCAGCTCACCTGGTTACACCTAGACCACAACCAGATTACCAACGTTCAAGAAGATGCCTTCCAAGGGCTCTACAAGCTGAAGGACCTCAACCTGAGCTCCAATCGTATCACCAAGTTGCCCAATACAACCTTCATCCACCTCATTAATCTGCAGATTTTAGACCTGTCCTTCAATCAGATGACCGCGCTGGAACCAGAACTGTTTCATGGATTAAGAAAGCTCCAAATTCTCCACCTCCGTTCCAATTTACTTCGCACCACACCTGTTCGAGCATTCTGGGACTGCCGTAGCCTGGAATACCTTGGTCTGAGCAGTAACCGTCTACGGAGTCTAGCACGAAATGGTTTTGCTGGCCTCATTAAACTCAAAGAGCTCCACTTGGAGCACAATCAGTTGACAAAGATCAACTTGGCCCATTTCCCACGCCTCGTGGGTCTCCAGTTTCTGTATCTGCAGTGGAATAAGATCAACAACATAACATGCGGCATGGAGTGGACCTGGGCCACTTTAGAGAAGCTGGACCTTACAGGAAATGAGATCCGTGTCTTGACACCTGATGTCTTTCAAACACTGCCAAATCTCAAGATTTTGCTGTTGGATAACAACAAATTAAGCAGTCTGGATGCCCAAGTCACGGATATGTGGCAGTCTCTAAGTACTATTGGATTGTCTAGCAACCTGTGGGAATGTACCAAAAGGATTTGTTCTCTAGCCACTTGGCTAAGCGCCTTCAAGGGAAGGTGGGAGCACTCCATTCTCTGCCATAGCCCTGAATATGCCCAAGGTGAGGAAATACTTGATGCAGTGTATGGATTCCAACTTTGCCAGAATTTTTCGGCGCCAGTTGTTCAAACCACTAGTACAACCACAGACGCTACCACAGCTGCAGAGATGACAAGCTCCTTTTTTGGAATTATGCAGCCAACCCCTACGCAGGACTATGCAGAGGATAATTGGAGCTGCTCCACATTCACAACCACAACACAAACACCTATCATTTCTCAAGCAACCACCACTGCATTGGAAGAGGCAGCTGTAACAGATGACTTCTCTATCATGGACAACACCGTTATGACTCATAGGGTTATCATGGGGACTATGGCTcttctgttttcattctttttcatcatttttgttgtatatATCTCACGGAAGTGCTGCCCCCCCACCCTGCGCCGGATACGCCACTGTTCCGCTATTCAGAACCGTCGACAGATGAGGACCCAGCAGCGACAGCCTATGGCAGATCTCGCTACACAGGTGCCCTATAATGAATACGAGCCCAGCCACGAAGAAGGAGCACTTGTAATCATTAATGGCTATGGGCAGTGCAAGTGTCAGCAACTGCCTTACAAAGAGTGTGAAGTATGA